A window of the Desulfobacula toluolica Tol2 genome harbors these coding sequences:
- the flhA gene encoding flagellar biosynthesis protein FlhA: MAASETGIIAGIKRESSDILMVVAFIGILMAMILPLHPILLDFFLALNISFAVVVLITTMYTTAPLEFAIFPSLLLVLTLFRLSLNVASTRLILLHGSEGPLAAGGVIQSFGSFVVGGNYVVGLVIFIILVLINFMVITKGSGRIAEVAARFTLDAMPGKQMAIDADLNAGMIDEVEAGERRAAIARESQFHGAMDGASKFVRGDAVAGIIITMINIVGGFVIGVLQQGMEMKEALTVYTLLTVGDGLVSQIPALLISAAAGLLVSRSGSDMKMGKEFAKHLFSSATPVFIGSVIIFCMGLIPGLPSIPFMTLGLVLGTIAWYFLRGQDTDKEEKQADIEASEQEETSGSPEDVDHLLNLDTIELEVGYGLIPLVDKQQDGTLLGRIRAIRRQFATEMGIIIPPIHIRDNLNLSPAQYRLLIKGVEAAGTELMVNHYLAMDPGGTAQKIEGIETIEPAFNLPAVWIPMDREEEAKFAGYTVVDNSTVVATHLTEIIRNNAYDLLGRQEVQHLMDNLAKTSPKAVEELIPNLLSLGVVQKILQNLLRERISIRDLLTIVETLADFAPMGKDPDLLTEYVRQKIAKGMLAPYLQEGKILQVITLDRTLEEILSKNIKHTEHGSYLALDPRLIEEIIRAVTKQVEQQVAFNTQPIIMTSPSLRRHFRKLIEPSLPTVCVVSHAEIVDDINLQASGKVSLKNE, encoded by the coding sequence ATGGCAGCAAGCGAAACAGGAATTATTGCAGGGATCAAACGAGAATCTTCAGATATCTTGATGGTGGTCGCTTTTATCGGAATTCTTATGGCCATGATTTTACCCTTGCACCCCATACTTCTTGATTTTTTTCTGGCATTGAACATTTCATTTGCAGTTGTGGTGCTGATTACAACCATGTATACAACCGCCCCTCTGGAGTTTGCTATTTTCCCTTCACTTTTGCTGGTGTTGACATTGTTTCGGCTCTCTTTAAATGTGGCTTCCACCCGTTTGATTCTTTTGCACGGCAGTGAGGGGCCGCTTGCAGCCGGGGGAGTGATCCAGTCTTTCGGCAGTTTTGTTGTCGGGGGAAATTATGTGGTTGGACTTGTTATTTTTATTATTCTTGTGCTGATCAATTTTATGGTCATTACAAAAGGTTCCGGCCGAATTGCAGAAGTTGCGGCCCGGTTCACCCTGGATGCCATGCCTGGAAAACAGATGGCCATTGATGCGGATCTGAATGCCGGGATGATTGATGAAGTGGAAGCCGGGGAAAGAAGGGCAGCCATTGCCAGAGAATCCCAGTTTCACGGTGCAATGGATGGTGCCTCAAAATTTGTCCGGGGAGATGCTGTTGCCGGTATTATCATCACCATGATCAACATAGTGGGCGGGTTTGTTATCGGTGTGCTTCAGCAGGGCATGGAAATGAAGGAAGCATTAACCGTCTATACTCTTCTAACCGTTGGTGACGGCCTGGTTTCACAGATTCCGGCCCTTTTGATTTCAGCCGCCGCAGGGCTTCTGGTGTCAAGATCAGGATCTGATATGAAAATGGGCAAAGAGTTTGCAAAGCACCTTTTTTCAAGCGCTACTCCGGTTTTTATCGGATCGGTGATTATTTTCTGTATGGGGTTGATACCCGGGTTGCCTTCCATCCCTTTTATGACCCTGGGGCTGGTTCTCGGGACAATCGCCTGGTATTTTTTAAGGGGACAAGACACGGACAAAGAAGAAAAACAGGCAGACATTGAAGCTTCTGAACAAGAAGAGACATCCGGTTCCCCGGAAGATGTGGATCATTTGTTAAATCTGGATACCATTGAACTTGAGGTTGGATATGGATTGATCCCCCTGGTGGATAAACAGCAGGACGGGACATTGCTGGGAAGGATCAGGGCCATACGAAGACAGTTTGCCACGGAAATGGGTATTATTATCCCCCCCATTCATATCCGGGATAACCTGAACTTAAGCCCGGCTCAATACCGGTTGCTGATAAAAGGCGTGGAAGCTGCCGGAACCGAATTGATGGTGAACCATTATCTTGCCATGGACCCCGGGGGAACGGCTCAGAAAATAGAGGGAATAGAAACCATTGAACCGGCATTCAACCTGCCAGCCGTATGGATTCCAATGGATCGCGAAGAAGAAGCAAAGTTTGCAGGATATACCGTAGTGGACAATTCAACGGTTGTTGCCACTCATCTGACTGAAATAATTAGAAATAACGCATACGATCTTCTGGGCAGACAAGAGGTGCAGCATCTGATGGATAATCTTGCCAAGACAAGTCCCAAGGCAGTGGAAGAATTGATTCCCAACCTGTTAAGCCTGGGAGTTGTTCAGAAAATACTTCAGAACCTGTTGCGGGAAAGAATCTCCATCAGGGATCTGCTCACCATTGTTGAAACTTTGGCGGATTTTGCGCCCATGGGCAAAGATCCGGATCTTCTCACCGAATATGTCAGGCAGAAAATTGCCAAAGGAATGCTGGCCCCTTATCTTCAGGAAGGCAAGATCTTACAGGTCATTACCCTTGATCGAACTCTGGAAGAAATTTTATCTAAAAATATAAAACATACGGAACATGGTTCGTATCTTGCACTTGATCCCCGGTTGATAGAAGAAATCATTCGAGCTGTGACAAAACAGGTGGAACAACAGGTGGCATTTAATACACAACCCATTATCATGACATCTCCAAGTCTGCGCCGGCATTTCAGGAAACTGATTGAACCGTCTTTACCCACTGTTTGTGTTGTATCCCATGCGGAAATAGTGGATGATATAAATTTACAGGCAAGTGGAAAGGTGAGTTTGAAGAATGAATAG
- the flhB gene encoding flagellar biosynthesis protein FlhB, with translation MAEDPEGGGEKTEDASSKKLSKAREEGNVPKSTEVVSVFVLLAGIISVNASAGYIYNNLLSVFHFNFNFQKIPLLTHLEVVRLLAFHTEKFIFICIPILLPIVLVALLSNVSQVGFSISWKALEPKLSKLNPISGFKQKFSSRAVVEFIKSLLKITIISMVAYSSVKAEFAEISLLYDYSIGQILLFILKVSFWIFIKVCLIMIIVAVLDYAYQKWKFLEDQKMTKKEVKDEAKQAEGDPMVKSRIRQLQYEAARKRMMADVPDADVVVTNPTRLAVAVKYDGSQMDAPSVLAKGAGQVAENIRRIARENDVPLVEDKQLARNLYSNVDIGGEVPMELYQAVAELLAHVYKLKGKKM, from the coding sequence ATGGCTGAAGATCCTGAAGGCGGCGGAGAGAAAACAGAAGATGCGTCGTCGAAGAAGCTTTCCAAGGCAAGAGAAGAAGGCAATGTTCCTAAAAGTACGGAAGTTGTTTCCGTATTCGTTCTTCTTGCCGGCATTATCTCTGTAAATGCATCAGCCGGTTATATTTATAACAATCTGTTATCCGTGTTTCATTTCAATTTCAATTTTCAAAAAATTCCTTTGTTAACTCATCTTGAGGTTGTCCGACTGCTGGCGTTTCATACTGAAAAATTCATTTTTATCTGTATTCCGATCCTGCTTCCAATTGTATTGGTGGCGTTGCTCTCAAACGTTTCACAGGTAGGGTTTTCCATCTCATGGAAAGCATTGGAACCCAAACTATCCAAGCTTAACCCTATCAGTGGATTTAAACAAAAATTTTCTTCCAGGGCTGTCGTGGAATTTATTAAATCCTTATTAAAAATTACTATCATTTCCATGGTGGCCTACTCTTCAGTCAAGGCAGAATTTGCAGAAATATCACTGTTGTATGATTATAGCATAGGCCAAATTCTATTGTTTATTCTCAAAGTTTCGTTCTGGATTTTCATTAAGGTATGCCTGATCATGATCATTGTGGCTGTTCTGGATTATGCCTATCAGAAATGGAAATTTCTGGAAGATCAGAAAATGACCAAAAAAGAAGTCAAAGATGAAGCAAAACAGGCAGAGGGTGATCCCATGGTAAAATCAAGGATACGGCAACTCCAGTATGAAGCCGCCAGAAAGAGGATGATGGCGGATGTTCCTGATGCGGATGTGGTGGTGACCAACCCGACCCGTCTGGCAGTTGCGGTTAAATATGATGGAAGCCAGATGGATGCGCCTTCAGTGCTTGCAAAAGGGGCGGGTCAGGTCGCGGAAAATATCAGGAGAATTGCCAGGGAAAATGATGTTCCATTGGTTGAGGATAAACAATTGGCCCGAAATTTGTATAGTAATGTTGACATTGGCGGGGAAGTTCCCATGGAATTATACCAGGCAGTTGCTGAATTGCTGGCACATGTGTATAAATTAAAGGGCAAAAAAATGTAA
- the fliR gene encoding flagellar biosynthetic protein FliR yields MDILNIIDPVEFRTYLLVLLRISIVLFMFPVFSSKVFPATLKMGFALVVSLLFYSVVEVDLERFPMSVIATGLLILAETLIGLTLGLCLHMFFGAVQLAGQIIGFQMGFSMINVMDPQTGENVSILDQLGYWVCVIVFLLLNGHHIVFLAVIDSFELVPMGFFMMQEVMLAKLINLGAHLFLLAIKIGAPVIASLMFVSVGFGLMAKFSPQMNVMIVAFPLKIVVGLLLFSFTLQIIVIITQNYVAEFKKLLMYLLFFAGGG; encoded by the coding sequence ATGGATATTCTTAATATTATTGATCCTGTCGAGTTCAGAACCTATCTGCTGGTTTTGTTAAGGATCAGTATTGTTCTTTTCATGTTTCCTGTATTTTCATCAAAAGTGTTTCCTGCAACCCTTAAAATGGGGTTTGCCCTGGTGGTATCCCTGCTGTTTTATTCAGTGGTGGAGGTTGATCTGGAAAGATTTCCCATGAGTGTTATTGCAACAGGGCTGCTGATTCTTGCTGAAACATTGATCGGGCTTACTCTTGGGCTGTGTCTGCATATGTTTTTTGGTGCTGTTCAGCTTGCCGGACAGATTATCGGATTCCAGATGGGATTTTCAATGATCAATGTTATGGACCCTCAGACCGGTGAAAATGTTTCGATTCTGGATCAGCTTGGCTATTGGGTCTGCGTCATTGTTTTTCTCTTGTTAAATGGGCATCATATTGTGTTCCTGGCAGTGATTGACAGCTTTGAACTGGTTCCCATGGGTTTTTTTATGATGCAGGAGGTCATGCTGGCAAAATTAATCAATCTGGGTGCCCATCTGTTTCTTCTTGCCATAAAGATAGGTGCCCCGGTTATAGCCTCATTGATGTTTGTCAGCGTGGGATTTGGTTTGATGGCTAAATTTTCGCCCCAGATGAATGTTATGATCGTGGCGTTTCCTTTAAAAATAGTGGTCGGGCTGCTTCTCTTTAGTTTTACCCTTCAAATTATTGTTATTATAACTCAAAATTATGTTGCGGAATTTAAAAAATTATTGATGTATCTTCTTTTTTTTGCAGGCGGAGGGTAA
- the fliQ gene encoding flagellar biosynthesis protein FliQ yields MTPEFVVEFAKKAIILTIYLSMPMLGIGLLVGLAVSIFQAVTQIQEMTLTFVPKIIAVFLGLLFAAPWMLEEITDFTINVFENIPMYIR; encoded by the coding sequence ATGACCCCTGAATTTGTTGTTGAATTTGCAAAAAAAGCCATTATACTGACCATTTACCTTTCCATGCCCATGCTGGGCATCGGGCTTTTGGTCGGACTTGCGGTCAGTATTTTTCAAGCAGTTACCCAGATTCAGGAAATGACCCTGACATTTGTTCCTAAAATTATAGCTGTTTTTTTAGGGCTGTTGTTTGCAGCCCCCTGGATGCTGGAGGAAATAACCGATTTTACCATAAACGTGTTTGAAAATATTCCCATGTACATCCGATAG
- the fliP gene encoding flagellar type III secretion system pore protein FliP (The bacterial flagellar biogenesis protein FliP forms a type III secretion system (T3SS)-type pore required for flagellar assembly.) codes for MNRRMVCLIFFFLVCAFGEAYAVTFPIPSLQLNVETAKTPEEVAVVLEIIALLTVLALAPAILILMTPFTRLIVVFHFLRQAIGTQSSPPNQVIVGLALFMTFFIIKPVAQEIYQQSLNPYLEREITYEKAFESAQVPIRKFLLLNTRESDIALFVKGADMKKPETRDDVSLLVLIPAYVISELKTAFIIGFVLYIPFIVIDMVVASVLLAMGMMMLPPVMISLPFKLMLFVLVDGWHLICASLLKSFGV; via the coding sequence ATGAACCGTAGAATGGTTTGCCTGATCTTTTTTTTTCTGGTCTGTGCTTTTGGGGAAGCCTATGCCGTGACATTTCCCATTCCCTCTTTGCAATTGAATGTTGAAACCGCTAAAACACCTGAAGAGGTTGCGGTTGTTCTTGAAATTATTGCTTTGCTCACGGTTCTTGCCCTTGCACCGGCTATTTTGATTTTGATGACTCCTTTTACACGTCTGATAGTTGTGTTTCATTTTTTGCGCCAGGCCATTGGCACACAGTCCAGCCCTCCCAACCAGGTGATTGTGGGCCTGGCATTGTTTATGACGTTTTTTATCATCAAGCCCGTGGCCCAGGAAATTTATCAGCAATCTTTAAATCCCTATCTTGAAAGAGAAATCACCTATGAGAAGGCTTTTGAATCAGCACAAGTTCCGATTCGAAAATTTTTGCTGCTCAATACCAGGGAAAGTGATATTGCTCTGTTTGTAAAAGGAGCGGATATGAAAAAGCCTGAAACAAGAGATGACGTATCCTTGCTGGTGCTGATCCCGGCATATGTGATCAGTGAGTTAAAGACTGCTTTTATCATCGGTTTTGTTCTCTACATCCCGTTTATTGTGATTGACATGGTGGTGGCGTCCGTTCTTCTGGCCATGGGAATGATGATGCTTCCCCCGGTTATGATTTCATTGCCGTTCAAGCTCATGCTGTTTGTGCTGGTGGATGGATGGCATTTGATTTGTGCTTCCCTGTTAAAAAGTTTCGGAGTGTAA
- the fliO gene encoding flagellar biosynthetic protein FliO — MNTSSDIWVAFARTFSMLFLVLAVLILCFYLIKKFSTLKGGKGSKEFIKVLCVHHLSPKEKLVLLDVLGDIILVGVTPSNISKISSIEREIDFPFEKNESLFKFSDILTQKSGRLFKNKESSMSEKGKGS, encoded by the coding sequence GTGAATACCTCATCTGATATATGGGTTGCCTTTGCCAGAACGTTTTCCATGCTGTTCCTGGTACTGGCGGTTTTGATACTTTGTTTTTACCTGATCAAGAAATTTTCAACTCTAAAAGGTGGTAAAGGGAGTAAGGAGTTTATTAAAGTATTGTGTGTACACCATCTTTCTCCAAAAGAGAAACTTGTGTTGCTGGATGTATTGGGCGATATCATTCTTGTTGGCGTCACGCCGTCAAATATTTCAAAAATATCCTCCATTGAACGGGAGATTGATTTTCCTTTCGAGAAAAATGAATCGCTTTTCAAATTTTCAGACATATTAACTCAAAAATCAGGCAGGTTATTTAAAAATAAAGAGAGCAGCATGTCGGAAAAAGGGAAAGGATCATGA
- the fliN gene encoding flagellar motor switch protein FliN: MSEKNDNTEIEDGVEKGIEKTYEQGERELDFILDIPLELSVELGKTKMIVNDLLQLGQGSIIELNKLAGEPLEVYINRKLIARGEVVVVNEKFGVRLTDVVTPIDRVKSLASEE, translated from the coding sequence ATGTCTGAAAAAAACGATAATACGGAAATTGAAGATGGTGTTGAAAAGGGTATTGAAAAGACCTATGAGCAGGGAGAAAGAGAGTTGGATTTTATTCTTGATATCCCGTTGGAGCTTTCTGTTGAGTTGGGCAAGACAAAAATGATTGTGAATGATCTTCTTCAACTGGGTCAGGGGTCTATTATTGAATTGAATAAACTTGCAGGTGAACCATTGGAAGTGTATATCAACAGGAAGCTCATTGCCCGTGGGGAAGTGGTCGTTGTGAATGAAAAATTCGGTGTCCGGCTTACCGATGTAGTTACTCCCATTGACAGGGTAAAATCCCTGGCATCAGAAGAGTGA
- the fliM gene encoding flagellar motor switch protein FliM, with the protein MSEILSQDEVDSLLDGLDSGDVETETDVLTPELVEGISVYDFSSQDKVVRARMPTFDVINERLSREVRATLSTLLQANVDVSANPFDTLKFSEFVRSLPVPTSLHVFRLEPLRGHGLIVFESQLVYNLIDTFFGGEALGKARVEGREFTRIEEVMIKKAVLAVLKNIEASWAPIEPVTASLIRSEMNPQFTAIVLPTDLVLVTRFEIELEQSAGNLVVCYPYSMIEPMRRKLSSGVQTEAEEVDTNWRRMIKEVILESWVDVKIQLGTTEITGERLIYMQPGDVIQLDKDAGEPLSCYIDGLEKMTGYVGVQRGFQAFQIKDRIITDCER; encoded by the coding sequence ATGAGTGAAATATTATCACAGGACGAAGTTGACAGCCTGTTGGACGGATTGGATTCAGGCGATGTTGAAACTGAAACAGATGTACTCACCCCTGAGCTGGTTGAAGGGATTTCTGTATATGATTTTAGCAGTCAGGACAAGGTTGTGCGGGCAAGAATGCCCACCTTTGATGTTATAAATGAAAGACTGTCAAGGGAAGTTCGCGCCACATTATCCACTTTGCTTCAAGCAAATGTAGATGTCAGCGCCAATCCGTTTGATACATTAAAATTTTCTGAGTTTGTAAGGAGTTTGCCGGTTCCGACAAGTCTGCATGTTTTTCGGCTGGAACCTTTAAGAGGACACGGCTTGATTGTGTTTGAAAGTCAGCTCGTATACAATCTGATTGATACATTTTTTGGAGGTGAAGCCCTTGGCAAAGCCAGGGTTGAAGGGCGTGAATTCACCAGGATTGAAGAGGTGATGATTAAAAAGGCGGTTTTGGCGGTTCTTAAAAATATTGAAGCTTCCTGGGCCCCTATTGAGCCGGTCACGGCATCTTTGATCCGGTCGGAAATGAACCCGCAGTTTACGGCTATTGTTCTGCCTACAGATCTTGTTCTTGTAACAAGGTTTGAGATTGAGCTTGAGCAGTCTGCAGGCAACCTGGTGGTGTGTTATCCGTATTCCATGATTGAACCCATGAGACGCAAATTGTCTTCAGGTGTTCAGACCGAGGCTGAAGAAGTAGATACAAATTGGCGAAGAATGATAAAGGAAGTCATTTTGGAATCCTGGGTTGATGTGAAGATTCAATTGGGTACAACTGAAATTACCGGTGAACGATTGATTTATATGCAGCCGGGTGATGTCATTCAATTGGATAAGGATGCAGGTGAACCGCTGAGTTGTTATATTGACGGGTTGGAAAAAATGACTGGATATGTGGGGGTTCAAAGGGGATTCCAGGCGTTTCAAATAAAAGATAGAATAATAACCGATTGTGAGAGATAA
- a CDS encoding flagellar basal body-associated FliL family protein has protein sequence MAEDILDDALEDSSNAIEVKKTSFKKRFKRIFGYKKTILIIAGFLFFLIIVITGILLFFLKGSAKDTKDVQNSMTSSKDSLPEVAWENNVVFEDIVDLEPFERIQLKANSAMGLISMHLSLELTDPQYKNQVYTMQDRIRKIITGQVEDMNWLSLRNPEGKIMLKYDLLKRINSIFPKPAVSNIYFTYFIMQ, from the coding sequence TTGGCTGAAGATATTTTAGATGATGCTTTGGAGGATTCTTCAAATGCAATTGAGGTGAAGAAGACATCTTTCAAAAAAAGGTTTAAACGGATTTTTGGATACAAAAAAACAATCCTTATCATTGCCGGATTTTTGTTTTTTCTGATAATTGTTATTACAGGTATACTGCTGTTTTTTTTAAAAGGAAGTGCCAAGGATACCAAGGATGTTCAAAATTCAATGACGTCTTCGAAAGATAGTTTGCCGGAGGTGGCTTGGGAAAATAACGTTGTTTTTGAAGATATTGTTGATCTTGAGCCGTTTGAGCGTATTCAACTCAAAGCAAATTCTGCCATGGGCCTGATCAGTATGCACCTGTCTTTGGAATTAACAGATCCTCAATACAAAAATCAGGTTTATACAATGCAGGACAGGATCAGGAAAATTATTACAGGGCAGGTGGAAGATATGAACTGGCTTTCGTTGAGGAATCCGGAAGGCAAAATTATGCTCAAATATGATTTGCTCAAACGGATTAATTCAATTTTTCCAAAGCCTGCGGTCAGCAATATTTATTTTACCTACTTTATAATGCAGTGA
- a CDS encoding flagellar hook-basal body complex protein — protein sequence MSLSSSLFTGTSGLKNMGNSLQVVGNNISNLNTIGFKKGRSTFADTLYESVATQGGTGQMGRGMSLGSVSQSFSQGSFESTGNATDLSIGGDGFFVVSQPDSDISYYTRAGDFNFDKAGQLVNSQGYVVQGWELDPETGDDVGAIKDILLQTFTSAPQATKEISAITNLDSDSDSNSVVLSNNWDGSEDISIAANNYEYPTVVKVYDALGSTHEVSIYYDKKSGTEWEYIVTCNPEEDKRNSVQGTDSKGLLARGTITFSQSSGDIVDLTMSEFTGRLGNFQANGVNTTEKINYQILNYDEMELDGYGFDFEFDGSDWAFADPANMPDNYPNATIVYSDNQEIHLVLNQADPTQIDPDIIIKLDQPAVATDSFGFDINRENDLHIQGIENTQYVGDTVNDNTTLEINDPSVMTHDSVGLSIVWDAVAGQWSWNNAGVAVGDPPAEYTNAILKGDQDEVMIDLDGSGNDSNDDIRFVFKDSLQNNSEIGFDIIGSTAWSEIPTSDIEKSGYFSFSTDFLGGEYGSTQNDISLDLGTVYKDDNFLNNALSTTQYSRASSTVFQDADGYSAGDFQGVDVSSDGVMTGVYSNGQLVPLFRVGLAKFLNNYGLAAKGGNLFMETRDSGVAITNKPGENGLGTIAPNSLEMSNVDISEEFVSLITNQRGFQANSKTVTTVDAMMETVIQMKR from the coding sequence ATGTCTTTATCAAGTTCACTTTTTACAGGTACCAGCGGTTTGAAAAATATGGGAAACTCCCTGCAGGTTGTTGGTAATAATATTTCTAATTTAAATACCATCGGGTTTAAAAAAGGCCGATCAACTTTTGCAGATACCTTGTATGAGAGTGTTGCGACTCAAGGCGGTACGGGTCAAATGGGTCGAGGGATGTCTCTTGGAAGTGTATCACAGAGTTTTTCCCAGGGATCATTTGAGTCAACCGGTAATGCTACGGATCTCTCTATTGGCGGTGACGGCTTTTTTGTCGTGAGTCAGCCGGATTCCGATATTTCATATTATACCCGGGCAGGTGATTTTAATTTTGATAAAGCCGGACAATTGGTAAATTCTCAGGGGTATGTTGTCCAGGGCTGGGAGCTTGACCCGGAAACCGGGGATGATGTTGGAGCCATTAAAGACATTTTGTTGCAAACCTTTACCAGTGCGCCTCAAGCGACTAAGGAAATTTCTGCCATAACCAATCTTGACTCGGATTCCGATAGTAATTCAGTTGTTTTATCCAATAATTGGGACGGCAGTGAGGATATCAGTATCGCTGCTAACAATTATGAGTATCCAACAGTTGTCAAGGTGTATGATGCCCTGGGAAGTACCCATGAGGTTTCCATATATTATGATAAAAAATCAGGTACGGAGTGGGAATATATTGTAACCTGTAATCCTGAGGAAGACAAACGAAATTCCGTCCAGGGAACGGACAGTAAGGGATTATTGGCCAGGGGAACCATAACATTCAGCCAGAGCAGTGGAGATATCGTTGATTTGACAATGAGTGAATTTACAGGGCGTCTTGGAAATTTTCAGGCCAATGGGGTTAATACAACAGAAAAAATTAATTATCAAATTCTTAACTATGATGAAATGGAACTTGATGGATATGGTTTTGATTTTGAGTTTGACGGTTCAGACTGGGCTTTTGCGGATCCTGCTAATATGCCGGATAATTATCCAAATGCGACTATTGTTTATTCTGATAACCAGGAAATCCATCTCGTGCTGAATCAGGCAGATCCGACACAGATTGATCCGGATATTATAATAAAGCTTGACCAGCCTGCCGTGGCAACTGACTCTTTTGGGTTTGATATCAACAGGGAAAATGATCTTCATATACAGGGCATTGAGAATACCCAGTATGTTGGTGATACTGTAAATGATAATACAACGTTGGAAATCAATGATCCCAGTGTTATGACTCATGATTCCGTCGGTCTGAGTATTGTATGGGATGCAGTTGCCGGGCAATGGTCTTGGAACAATGCCGGGGTGGCTGTGGGTGACCCGCCGGCTGAATATACCAATGCCATCTTAAAAGGAGACCAGGATGAAGTGATGATTGATCTTGATGGATCAGGAAATGATTCAAATGATGATATCCGCTTTGTTTTTAAGGATTCTTTGCAAAACAATAGTGAGATCGGTTTTGATATAATTGGTTCTACGGCATGGTCTGAAATTCCGACCAGTGATATTGAGAAGTCCGGATATTTCAGCTTTTCAACCGATTTTCTGGGAGGGGAGTACGGTTCCACTCAAAATGATATCAGTCTTGATCTGGGAACTGTATACAAAGACGATAATTTTTTAAATAATGCCTTATCAACAACGCAATACTCACGAGCTTCATCCACCGTGTTTCAGGATGCCGATGGATATTCTGCAGGAGATTTTCAAGGGGTTGATGTTTCATCAGATGGTGTCATGACTGGTGTATATTCCAATGGCCAGCTTGTTCCCCTGTTTCGTGTCGGGCTTGCTAAGTTTTTAAATAATTATGGCCTGGCTGCTAAAGGTGGAAATCTATTCATGGAAACACGGGACAGCGGCGTTGCTATTACCAATAAACCAGGTGAGAATGGTCTGGGCACCATTGCACCCAATTCTCTTGAAATGTCTAATGTTGATATTTCCGAAGAGTTTGTCTCTCTTATAACCAACCAGCGAGGGTTTCAGGCTAATTCAAAAACTGTAACAACCGTTGATGCTATGATGGAAACCGTTATTCAAATGAAACGGTAA
- a CDS encoding FlgD immunoglobulin-like domain containing protein — MSVISTGNSSLDQINNSYKSSEKVKSEKEDALGRDTFLTMLVAQLQNQDPLNPQDGADFSAQLAQFSQLEQLININESMGGLTDAYSKGSEGDAIGYVGKQVTGNMDTMTVDDGTVSGGFYTLDQSADVMITITDADGNTVKTLFEGQRESGSQTIAWDGTNNAGDAVEDGSYQYTVMANAGYGYTEVPSSITGTVEGVAYNDGKAYLIVKGVLLDPQSLTAVADTAKTIESGSADSALSYLGKTVTSDLPIVLVEKGSVSGKELTFFMDAAEGATIKIYDESEELVRTITLSSEDTTGGENKVQWDGLADSGYRVSDGLYYYGVETGTGFAKTSVSEEVSGIKYINGTQYLVLNDSGRLAAISSITGIN, encoded by the coding sequence ATGTCAGTTATATCCACGGGAAATAGTTCACTTGATCAAATTAACAATTCCTATAAATCAAGTGAAAAAGTAAAATCCGAAAAAGAAGATGCTCTTGGACGGGATACATTTTTAACCATGCTCGTGGCCCAGCTTCAGAATCAGGATCCTTTAAATCCGCAAGATGGTGCGGATTTTTCCGCCCAGCTGGCGCAATTTTCTCAACTTGAACAATTGATCAATATAAATGAGTCCATGGGTGGGCTTACCGATGCCTATAGCAAAGGTTCAGAAGGTGATGCCATAGGATATGTCGGAAAACAGGTTACCGGTAACATGGATACAATGACTGTTGATGACGGAACGGTTTCCGGTGGATTCTATACTCTTGATCAATCTGCCGATGTTATGATCACCATAACGGATGCGGATGGAAATACGGTTAAAACCTTATTTGAAGGACAGCGGGAGTCCGGTTCTCAAACCATTGCATGGGATGGAACTAATAATGCCGGTGACGCTGTTGAAGACGGATCATATCAATATACCGTTATGGCAAATGCCGGATATGGATATACTGAAGTTCCTTCAAGCATTACCGGAACGGTCGAAGGGGTTGCATACAATGATGGAAAGGCCTACCTGATTGTTAAAGGCGTGCTTCTTGATCCCCAGTCACTGACAGCTGTGGCAGATACCGCAAAGACAATCGAATCGGGATCTGCGGACTCAGCCTTAAGCTATCTGGGTAAAACAGTGACTTCCGATCTTCCCATTGTTCTAGTGGAAAAGGGCTCTGTTTCTGGTAAAGAATTAACCTTTTTTATGGATGCAGCAGAAGGTGCAACCATTAAAATATATGATGAATCCGAAGAGCTGGTCAGGACAATCACATTGTCTTCCGAAGATACGACCGGCGGAGAGAATAAGGTTCAGTGGGATGGGCTTGCTGATTCAGGTTATAGAGTGTCTGACGGTTTATATTATTATGGTGTGGAAACAGGTACCGGATTTGCAAAAACATCCGTATCAGAAGAGGTTTCAGGCATTAAATACATTAACGGTACTCAATATCTTGTGCTGAATGACTCAGGAAGACTGGCTGCCATATCATCCATTACAGGAATTAATTAA